AAAACTGATATGTAAAATGTAGCAATTTGACCCTCGTAAACTTTTTGATTGTtacattattcataaaattcTATTATCCAATTTAATGGCCCTATGATGGAAGGCTGTAAATTGCACATTCAAATagattatgaaaatatattgactacaaagttttgttttataatgCATCTTGACTTTGGGTGAATAATTTTCCATTAAATCCATTTAAGAAgatatttacataaaaaaatttgattaataaaatgCTAAGCTTTGTGTGCTTAAATTAGTTCACTGTGTAATGACATGGCCTTTATTTTGAAAGCTCGGtatattttataagttttttcaaACTTGATCTCATAGTGTATCAATTACCTAACAGTGATTTTGGAATtgaaattataaacattttgtGTGCATTATATTTTCTCTTGGATGTGTTTTGCTTAAATGAATTATGGATACTTAAGTTGGTCATGCAATCTAGGAAACATAATGTATGGGTGAGTCACCTATGTTTTGGATATTAGTTGCCAATGAAAGATCCAAACCAAtcaaagagacaaacaaatgTGGAGATTGGTGGAACATGGAGACAGTTTATAAAAGTTGCAAATGAAGCCACTTATTTTGTGTTTGCACATCTAAAACACAATTGATTGAACTTAATCGACATTGTCCTTATGCAATCAACAATCTGTCTATATTGATAATGCCATATGAATTCACTTAcaatttcatattaaattagttttaatttttattagattttatgTAAGTCACTAGTggcctttattattattattattattattattattattattattattattattattattggtaaTTGACTCCTCAATATTCTAATAATGCAAATTTTGTGACAAAATAGTGAATATAGAAATTACAGGTTGGgtattcaaaaaaaattgacaaaaacattgatttctagaaaaaaattgtcttaaaaactacacattctaagacggttaaaaaattattgtggaAAATGTTCACTTTCCATGACGGCAAATTCAAAGACGACTTAGAATCATCGTGAATGTCCTGAAAAAAACTGtcttttaatgatatttttctaGTAGTATTAATGAATCTTCTTAATTATGTCTAGGTTTATTATTGGAAAAAAtagtttagaaaaattaaaaggattaCTTTCTCTGGTCTTGAttataggaagaaaaaaaatacatatgtcacacttattaaaaaaaattgttaacttCATTAaactatgttatttttaattaaaaataaatattttcctaaATTATTCTACATTAAAATTTgacatcaaacataaaaaaatatttgattttattaaatgaacaatattttagattattaaaTAAGACATGTAATtgatatttacttatatttaataaaaaataaaaaactgctgttatttattatattcgAGATTGAAAGAGGTATTATTTTGTAACAAAAGGAAACTGAAAAGACCATGTTTGCAATTGTGGAAGTAcattaataacatatttttttattaataaaattaataaaagcaataaaattaattatttttattaatccgTGTGATTAATATATCTAAAGTGCGTCTTATAAAAAGGATTAAATggtggaaaatatttttcctctcatgtgattttttaactaaatgatccataaataaataaatataatcaaatattttttaatgaataattttcaatcttcctataaatcattttattatttttgataaGTTTCAACTGTATTTTATACTTgaagatattaaatattttcatttaatatttacttgtggtaaatataataagaagaattagtattattttcttaaaaaaatactccatagattatttaaaaggagaaataaaataaaataatgaagaagTAACAGTTAAGTTATGAATTTGAGGCAGCTGACATAAGATTTTAGAAATGTGTAAGTTGATGCACGTGGCAGTTAAAGAGTAATACATGTGTTGAATGATGGCACGTACCTTAAGCACACGTGTAGAGAGTTGAAACAATGGGAACAGCTGGCAGGGGTAGAGTGGGCTGTGCATAGGGGCAGTACTGCACTCAGACTATTCTTGGGGAAAACTGCTCTCTCTAATTTGTCCTTTCCGTctgtaataataaataattcaaaatttcagaATTCCCGAAAAGTCCATCAAACCATGGAACAAGCCACGACAcgcatcatcatcaacatcatggGGCATGGGGCATGGGGCATGGGGCCCAAAGCGTCGATGGTATTCCAGAGTGGGCCCACGTCGTCGAAAACGACAAAAGAATCtcgtatagaaaaaaaaaaggaatttatGACGTCAAATCGATGCCCTGGAGTGAGAAGCAAGGTTTAGGGAAAAAGCGAAACCGCTGGTTTTGGTCGAGTGGGAAAAGAATACTCCTGTCAGCGCCTCCCCACTTGCATCCAAGGCGCGTTACCACACGCCTTAACCGAGTCTTCGTTTCGTTTTACTggaattttaagtaaaaaaaggtCCTTTTaacagtataattttttttagatcaatatttcttttttaactgCCATTTTTTTACACCAATATAGAATagtcattaaatttaataattatatttattcttttatcagttaaaatgaaagacaaatataaaaaaatttataacaacttGATCACACATCTACTTAACCAGCAAAACTAAATTCTCTCATATATTGAGTTTGATAGATGCGTATTACATATTTAGtgtaaaaattacattattaacttatataaaattaaaattaaacaattgttatattatatgtaacaattttaatttatatagatAGAGAGGGATATGTTATActatatttgtaaaataatcacttaatacaaaaacatttttaattaaatatatataatgacttataaatgagatattttaaattttaaactagtttttattatgttcaatatatatttactaatattatttatcaaatcctcattgaaataaaaataaaactaagatTAAAACGAAAAATTGATGTAAtccaaattattttacattggaTTTGATcgtatcatttttaaaatttaaaccaaGATTAGATGATGAATTAAGAAAtctaaaataatgatattagattaaaaaaaactgattcaattaaatttaatccaCAAACACCCTAtctaaaagtttaaattttacaatGACAAAACTAGCCCAATTTGgtagagaataaaaatatagagtaaatgaaaatgataagAATGAAATAcgtgagaaataaaataaatattctttttttgaaagagaaagaaaaaaataggtaCAAAGAGATACAAAGATCCATAAAAATTAGTATAGTAAGTTCTACTAATCTCAAAATTGTAAGCactatcaaattatttttatcttctactCAAAGTTATTTTCATGTTAGATACCAAACAAGACATGAAAGTTAAGGAGATTTAGTTtagttaattgaataaaatgtgtgatttattatcaattttttaatattatctttaatttttacgaataaaaaaaataaggcatgaaaatgaatttttaagacTTAATATAAGATGAGTTTAATGCTCATACactaataatgaaaaatatttttatattatcatttaatcacaaatcataattattatgatttataaaataattatcattcattaaacttattatatatagtaagttgtgattggatgatagtgtaaataattttatactattagtagatatatattttttttcatataagatccaatttataatttatttaattgttggaaaaaatttaaattctatttttatataatatatcattATAGATTATAGATTAGTAGTGAATTTTAAGGTTGGATATATTTTAAAGTGAAAATTAATCCTATAGTCAAATCAAATGACAACAAGTTTTAAAGATACCTCCTCGAGATTCTATTGAAGAGTTAAAAATCATAACCACaatgtttaagaaaaaatattggtCTTAAAATTATCTTAGAGCAAGACAATTGTCATCGGCATTACCCACCCCGCATCTTTATTGAAACAGTAAGGTAATCATGTTTTCAAATATTCTATCATATTCGATtattcacatgcattaagtacTTAAGTTAAAaggttgaaaatataatttttattaaaaaaatgtaacattaaaacttgaaatcatatttaatttgttcggatcttattatataaatggctatttttattctcttaatttcttaatttatataagcATACATCTGATGTATCAGATTAGAAAttgcattatattttatttataaaactaaaattaccaGTATTCACAACCCGCATTAAACTGGATAATAAAACAAGAGTTGTGTGATCCTTAACTAAATATGATTATTAGGTTAGTTAAGGTCTAATTCTTTAAAGCGATATTCattgttaatttaaattaaagtggtagtttcttattttaactaatcttaaaaaaacattaaaaatgcttttatcatcttttttttgtattatatttaatcTCTTTAAAGGATTTCAGTTCAGTTAATTACTATACTTGTCTTAGGAAAAGTATGTAATCACGTTACTCATCTTACACCAATTTTAtagcaataaaatttgtataaataactaataaatactatgcatgaatcatgatataataattaatgctAACGCGTAGTATTTAAAGTTGAAGACTTAAGATAAATAATAGtagtaaataaaacaattaaaacttcagtatattaaatatttctcgGTGTAATGGATTAAATACTTACTATTGTTAGTAgatgttttgttttaaattcaatcgtaaattcttttaaaagaacGTTAATGGAACTGTATACAGTGAATGCGAATTACTACAAAATCCATACTATTCATTATCAACCAAATTAAACTCATGCAATTCACCTAGATAACACGGTTTTGTGAAAAAATGATTGAACTTTTTGATGCTCTTTAATTCAAAATTGTGGTACTCATAAGCGTCTTTGTGAAAAAGGAGGTCCCATCATGAATTTTCTGGGAGAGGAAAAGTACACTAATCCTATCACTATGTTTGGtagtgaaaaaagaaattattatgaaTGTTTTACTTTtcctcttaattttattttttttacttccacTCCTTCAAAATAGATCCTATCTTTAGAATGAGAGAATGAaattagagagaaaataaaaaatttaaaatttgaattgaaagaaaagtagaaaaaaaaatattttgtttctatcaattagttttcctttttttcactttcttttaataaaaaaaaaagatatcattatgtttttgtttttctctattttcatttttttttttttgctgggaAACTTACCATAGCAATAGGACCAGGGCGGTGTGTCTGTTACGTTTACGCGCATTGCATTGTACGAGTGGGACCCGCACTTTTCTTACCCTCCTTTTACGCACAAAGGAGAGGGCGAGTGAGACTGAGATGGGTGCTTAGGTCCAAAATAGGACCTACCATTTCGGACTGGGGAAgatcttttctttctagttctgggaAAAAAACCCCTTCatatccttttaaaaaaatattactatttttaataaattataatatttattttaaatagtatagtagtattatttaatgagaatatttttaaactcttatcttttaaattattttaaaaaaaatatatcaaaatgtatcataatataaattatttatcatagatttatatattaacagtttatttttaaaaaaaaataatgaaattcaagttatatttaaaaatattgaaaatgacAAACTGAAGGTGTTAAGAGGTTaggaaatatttataaaaatgattttgttgaagaaaaacaactgaaaatattttcttgaagAATGGCAACTAAGAATGCTATTGTTCAAcatagttattttaatttatatacaatatataaaatattataactttacttatataaaataaacatttattttattttatgtactaTACATGTTAAAATACTACTAGTTATTATGTAAGTCTAGATTGTATTGctgattatattttgaaggaaatgaaataagtcttttgatttcaaaaagggtAATTCTAGATTGATTCAGAGAAAAAGATAATTCTAGATTACGTATCTATAGTTGCGTCCACTCTATATGTGATATTAAAaagtacaaataataataataaagtaaatttcATGTAATGATTAATTAACATGTGAAACTACTTAAgtctaaatttgattttagattaatttttatatattcaatttcacataaaaaattttaaactcaTAAGTGAATTAAAGTCAGAAGTTTCATGAAGAtcagaatatattttaaaattcaaaaatatttacatgatATTTACTAATAAGATTAACTTTATATTAATAACCAAAATCAAActcacatttttttcatagGATATCTAATCATTCCTTAGCTGATGAATCAATCTTTGtatacaaaatcaaattttctaaaaatttgtCCTAACATAGacttaataatttatatgtaaatGTCATATTTGTAATTTCCTCTAATCTTGGTGGCAACTACCTATCCCCCCAATCAtgcaatttctaaaaaaaatcacaattttgaaCGGTCTTGATGCAGGTAGTTTCAGCCAATAGATTCACTCTCACGgattccttgaaccaaacctGCCGCTGAttgtttatttctctctttccaTTCCAAATTAACAAACCGTCTCTTCTTCCTCCTAACCTCCTTATATATAAAACCATCTATTCCCACTTTCTTCTCCActccctcttcttctcttcttccccCAACAAactaaaccaaaccaaaccataCCATTAAGAAACAACACATCTATCTCAGTCCCCAAACCAagaaaccctaaattaaattcatgTGCTCCTCCGGGTCTACCAGTGCTGCACCAACAAGACCTTGTTACTTGGAACAAGGCCACGGCTTGGCTTCCTTAAAACACATGGATGCGTGTCATAATCGTGCCAACAACTTTGTCTCTAGGTCCATGACCATGGGTTACGGCACTTCCTACCACAGAACTAGTTTaaggaacaacaacaacaacaacaacaacaacgtttCTGTTTCTTCACCAAGATCTGCGAGATTCTACGACGCCAGATTCGAAGATCAACACCACCCCCACTTCCTCTCCGCTTGTTTCCTCTGCAAAAAATCTCTCGGGGACAATAGAGACATCTTCATGTATAGGTCAGTCACCCTCAACAAcgcaaaaattcaattttttttttcttttttacaaaaacacttcctttatgtttttttaagataCCCTTTTGGTTAAGAATTATAGATCTGATTTGGGTTTGAATTGTTTGTTGCAGAGGGGACACACCGTTTTGTAGCGAAGAGTGCAGGCAAGAGCAGATTGAGATAGACGAagccaaagagaagaataggaACCTTTCTTCATCGATGAAAGCTTTAAGGAACAAGGAGcagagaaataataataataaatccacGTCGCCAAACAAGGCGCAACAAGACTACTCGTTCCGTACGGGGGCAGTTGCGGCGGCGTAGGGTACAAGTACAACGTAGGATTCCTCGAGAGAGGAACCAACAAATGAACGAACGGAACTGAGGGCAGTGTTCccggaaaaggaaagaaaacatttttagaaaagaagaaaaaaaaagtgtgactGAAAAGGAAAGTAAACAAAGGGAAGTTAAGTTGCGAGCTTTGGTttacttctcttcttttttttctttctttctttctttccacgAACAAAgggtctcaaagagaaagggGAATTTTGTGAGCTGTGAATGGTATACGTGTGGCAAAGTGTGTGTGCTTACAACAGTGGGAGATTCTCTCTGCCAAATGACTCAAAATTTTCgggtttgcttttttttttttctttttcttttattttttatggggatcaaatttggttttgtttccttttgtaTATCACCCTACCTCGTTGAGTTATAGTGGTTGTGCTAATAGTttcagtttttcaaaaaacggAAACTGAATACAATGGAAATTTTCTCTACTTCGATGTTCTTTGTCCTTTTCTTTATGGGATTTTAATGTTCGGGTTAATTGGGTCgtctttgattttaattaggTTAGGAAACTTGGCCCTCTCTTTTACCGGGCCTTCTTTGATTTCCCAAACATTAGGTCTCCATTTGGTTTATTTTTCTGATATAACATCAAAGTTtacttataaatattaaataaggtAGTAAATTTATCTCTAAGTGCATTTAAGAGTTTAACAGGTTTATATTAAGGGTATGTTCGGTTGGGtagattttgtgtgtgtgaactGGGTAGatggaaaatagaaaaaaaattgatagaaaattttaaatcagcaaaaaaatagaaaggaaattgttgaatttttgtttttaatcaactaaatatattataaaagtttACTAGGTATGTATgtatttgtaagaaaaaaatgtacacttctatataatttttaaaataattattataaaaatcaataaatttattattaataatgttttgtactttaaaatatatattcaagACATTTGTTCATAAATACTTTAAggcataaatgataaatttaataaaaaaatattttttatttcttgaaaatggaagtattgcattattttttcaaaaagtatttcgagatcttttttataatatagaTATGTTTTTTTACATCATAACACACATAAGGAACaaatattattgaataattatcaaattatatgtagataattaaattaaaaaatatacataaccTTTTTAAGTGGTTGCTCCCTAGTTAGGGGTAACTTTCAATTTTTACCATTTGTGTATGATTGTATGATCTTAATTTGGAAAATGTTGTTTAGTACAAATAATTTTTCGGAAAAACTCGACGAATGAATATTATTGACTGAGACTATAAAAGAAGGATTTTTTATATTGCGTTAAAACAACATTTTATAGGGACCCCACCTTGTATGGTCGGTTATTCCTACCCTTCGTGCTTTCGTTCGTAACAATTAGCTCGTACTAAATAGCATTCTTCTCTTAATTTATGTTctcattttttcataataagaGAATTTCTCACTTCATATCCTTATATAGAGATAGCATATTAAGTGAGATTACCTTTATTAGAGAGAGTGAAAAGGGTGAATTTATGGTCATtaagttaaattataaaaaaagaatagattGATAAGTCACTTTTAGTAACTTATAAGTGACTTGATTAGGTtactcaaatttattttaatagcttctaacttatttttataagttatttcaattaacttatatataaatcTTGCTTATACactatttcaattaatttatttgaaacttttttttaccCCAAATCGTTAAATATGTTGTACATTGTACATTTAtcagctattttttttttttatttcattagtaagctaacttctaaatttttagtttttcatatcAAACACCTTTATGTGACTGTTTTTAAAGGatcatataattattaaataacttatatgatcattaaatattttttaattataccatctatatataattatatggtTCTAATTTACtcctttcattttcttataaaaatattcctatattttttaatggtaGAAATCAAAGATGATACTAAGGAATTTATAACACTTACATATCCTATCCTACCAAATGAGTTACACCCTTTTAGTAAATTAttccaatatatataaaaaaaacataacttgTATTTAAACTCTTATTATAATGAAAAGATATAAGTTTTTTTgtattaaagaagaaaaaaaacataatgccctatcttgattattttgttttcatacAACAAACAGTCCAAAAGGTTTTCTGTTACCTGAGAGTCTGATGGCGACTATTATACTAATTTTCTCCTACTTGCAAAATGtcatgtcatttttttaatcagtaAATGTTAGGGTATGTTTGTTGATTTAAGTTGTATCTTTTGTGTTTTATGTCTTGAAATGATACAAAAGTTTGATGAAAACATTTAAACAAACATGCATATAATTgataatttgttagtttttattaataataaggaTTCAAATCAACGG
This region of Glycine soja cultivar W05 chromosome 17, ASM419377v2, whole genome shotgun sequence genomic DNA includes:
- the LOC114394046 gene encoding FCS-Like Zinc finger 2-like translates to MCSSGSTSAAPTRPCYLEQGHGLASLKHMDACHNRANNFVSRSMTMGYGTSYHRTSLRNNNNNNNNNVSVSSPRSARFYDARFEDQHHPHFLSACFLCKKSLGDNRDIFMYRGDTPFCSEECRQEQIEIDEAKEKNRNLSSSMKALRNKEQRNNNNKSTSPNKAQQDYSFRTGAVAAA